In Gallus gallus isolate bGalGal1 chromosome 6, bGalGal1.mat.broiler.GRCg7b, whole genome shotgun sequence, a single genomic region encodes these proteins:
- the MARCH8 gene encoding E3 ubiquitin-protein ligase MARCHF8 isoform 2 (isoform 2 is encoded by transcript variant 2; The RefSeq protein has 1 non-frameshifting indel compared to this genomic sequence), translating into MNMPLHQISVIPAQDVTSSRVSRSKTKEKEEQNEKALGHSVSRSSNISKAGSPTSITAPNSFSRTSVTPSNQDICSSSAVFSECCHHSPVQSAVVLKNPHCQSSLTQGVTVTVICQDTLHAAKRNSRGQDRGQALRSAKNVKPTRTLKFSKSLNDVDQKAQSTSECFDYVERTCSEGKLTPTQEQCLRINKFQLKERKSLNLRPLAFSNSKHSYIPSLSNYSSASGGAENRSAVHIPLLEDRVDHDTSRSKKLLRYLFSFSHTSSTSSLHKFHELESYSSHFQAEKSSSMLVESTDFCSEDMGDDDVFEDSTSMKLRTKEQRAPLCSVEKDSDLDCPSPLSEKFPPLSPVSASGDTCRICHCEGDDESPLITPCHCTGSLHFVHQACLQQWIKSSDTRCCELCKYEFIMETKLKPLRKWEKLQMTASERRKIMCSVTFHIIAITCVVWSLYVLIDRTAEEIKQGQTTGTLEWPFWTKLVVVAIGFTGGLLFMYVQCKVYVQLWKRLKAYNRVIYVQNCPETSKKNIFEKPALMEPNFESKEMLGVHHSDTNSSHYTEPEDCAAEILHV; encoded by the exons aaTGAGAAGGCTTTGGGGCATTCCGTGAGCCGCTCTAGTAACATCTCAAAG GCTGGAAGTCCAACCTCTATCACAGCTCCTAATAGCTTCTCTCGGACTTCTGTTACACCATCCAACCAGGACATCTGCAG TTCCAGTGCAGTGTTTTCTGAATGTTGTCATCACAGTCCAGTGCAGTCTGCTGTTGTCTTGAAAAATCCTCACTGCCAGAGCTCTCTGACACAAGGGGTCACTGTGACAGTAATCTGTCAGGACACGTTACATGCAGCAAAGAGAAACTCCCGTGGGCAGGATCGGGGCCAGGCGCTCAGGTCTAAGAATGTAAAGCCCACCCGCACTCTGAAATTCTCCAAGTCCCTCAATGACGTGGACCAGAAGGCCCAGAGCACCAGTGAGTGCTTTGACTACGTGGAGCGAACATGCTCGGAAGGCAAATTGACCCCGACTCAAGAGCAGTGTTTGAGGATTAACAAATTTCAACTTAAAGAGAGGAAGTCGCTGAATCTCAGGCCTCTTGCTTTTAGCAATTCTAAACACTCCTACATCCCTTCCCTTTCCAACTATTCGAGTGCATCAGGAGGAGCAGAGAACCGCAGCGCTGTACATATCCCGTTGCTGGAGGACAGAGTGGACCATGACACCTCAAGAAGCAAAAAACTGTTGCGttaccttttttccttctcccacacctccagcaccagcagcctgcaTAAGTTCCACGAACTGGAGAGCTATTCCAGTCACTTTCAAGCTGAGAAATCCTCCAGCATGCTGGTGGAAAGCACGGACTTCTGCTCTGAGGACATGGGAGACGATGACGTCTTTGAGGACAGCACCTCAATGAAACTGAGAACAAAAGAGCAGCGGGCACCGCTCTGTTCGGTTGAGAAGGACAGTGACCTTGACTGCCCTTCCCCCCTCTCAGAAAAATTCCCCCCTCTCTCCCCGGTGTCTGCATCGGGGGATACCTGCAG GATATGTCACTGTGAAGGAGATGATGAGAGCCCTTTGATTACCCCCTGTCACTGCACGGGAAGTCTTCATTTTGTGCACCaagcctgcctgcagcagtggatCAAGAGCTCAGATACACGATGCTGTGAACTCTGCAAGTATGAGTTCATCATGGAGACAAAGCTGAAGCCTTTGCGAAAG TGGGAGAAGCTGCAGATGACAGCCAGCGAGAGGAGGAAGATCATGTGCTCTGTAACATTCCATATCATTGCCATCACCTGCGTTGTGTGGTCTCTGTATGTCCTCATAGACAGGACTGCTGAAGAGATTAAACAGGGACAGACTACTGGTAC TCTAGAATGGCCATTTTGGACTAAGCTGGTGGTTGTGGCTATTGGTTTCACTGGAGGACTTCTGTTCATGTATGTACAATGCAAAGTGTACGTACAGCTGTGGAAGAGACTTAAAGCTTATAACCGAGTAATATATGTACAGAACTGTCCAGAAACTagtaaaaagaacatttttgaaAAACCTGCACTAATGGAGCCAAACTTCGAAAGTAAAGAGATGCTTGGGGTTCACCATTCAGATACAAACTCTTCACATTACACAGAGCCAGAAGactgtgctgcagaaatccTTCACGTCTGA